In Paramicrobacterium humi, the genomic stretch TTCCCGTGCCGGTGTAGTCGGTGTAGTAGCGCTTGTCGTCTTGCTCGAGGCGGTAGTACGCCTCATTGTCGATGCCTTTGAACGACAGCGTGGGGCCGAGGTGGTTGCCCTCTGCCGTGTGGTTGTACACGACGTCGAGGATCACTTCGATGCCCGCCTCGTGCAGCGTGCGCACCATGCTCTTGAACTCCTGCACCTGCTGGCCCGTGTCGCCGGTCGCCGAGTAGGAGCCGTGCGGGGCGAAGTAGCCGATGGTGTTGTAACCCCAGTAGTTGCGAAGGCCCCGGTCGAGAAGCGTCGAATCCTGAATGAACTGGTGCACGGGCATGAGCTCGATCGCCGTGACGCCGAGACGATGGAGATGATCGATCGTGGCCGGGTGGGCGAGACCGGCATAGGTGCCGCGCTGCGCCTCGGGGATCTCCTCGTTCAGCTGCGTGAGGCCCTTGACGTGCGCCTCATAGATCACGCTCTGGCTGTAGGGCGTCCGCGGATGCCGGTCGCCCGCCCATTCGAAGAACGGGTTCACGACGACGCCGAGCATCGACTGCGCGGCGGAGTCCTCGTCGTTGCGCGAGTCGGGGTCGCCGAAATCGTACGAGAAGAGCGACTGTCCCCAGTCGTACGATCCGCACGTGGCCTTCGCGTACGGGTCGAGCAGCAGCTTGTTCGGGTTGGCGCGCTGACCCTCGACGGGATCGTACGTGCCGTGGACCCGGAACCCGTATCTCTGGCCGGGGAGCACGTCGGGCAGGTAACAGTGCCAGATGAACGCGTCGACGTCTCTCAGCTCGATGCGCTGTTCCGCGCCCGTCTCGTCGAACAGGCAGAGCTCGACGCGCTCCGCGGCTTCGCTGTAGAGCGCGAAGTTCGTTCCGCTGCCGTCGTACGTGGCGCCGAGCGGATACGCGTTTCCTGGCCAGGTCTCCATGCGTGTCCCTGTCTTCCGGGGGCGTCGGGGTGTCGGCCGTTCGACCGTAGTCGCCACGATAGCCGCTGCCGCCGGATCATTCCCAGCCCTTGCGCACGGATGCCGGAAGGGTCATGCGCCCATCCGGCATCCGGTCGAGAAGACAGAAACGCGTGGGGATCAGTCGGTGCCGAACTCCATCGCCGCGGAGTCGAGGGCTGCCTCGGCATCCGTGGGTTCCGATCCCTTCGAGATCGCGGCGGCCTCGCCCTCCTGCAGCTCGCCCATGAGCTTCGCCGTCTCACCCGAGACGATGCCCTGCGCCGCGTACTGCTCGAGTCGCGAACGCGAGTCGGCGATGTCGAGGTTGCGCATCGTGAGCTGGCCGATGCGGTCGGTCGGATCGAACGCCGCGTTCTCGACGCGCTCCATCGAGAGCTTGTCGGGGTGGTAGCTGAGGCGAGGGCCCTCGGTGTTCATGATGGTGTAGTCGTCGCCGCGGCGCAGGCGCAGCGTCACCGAGCCCGTGACGGCCGAGCCGACCCAGCGCACGATCGACTCGCGCAGCATGAGCGACTGCGGGTCGAGCCAGCGGCCCTCGTACATGAGTCGGCCGAGGCGGCGGCCCTCCTGGTGGTAGTTCGCGATCGTGTCCTCATTGTGGATCGCGTTGAGCAGCCGCTCGTACGTGATGTGCAGCAGCGCCATGCCCGGCGCCTCGTAGATGCCGCGGCTCTTCGCCTCGATGATGCGGTTCTCGATCTGGTCCGAAACGCCGAGACCGTGACGACCGCCGATGGCGTTCGCCTCGTGCACGAGCGCGACGGGGTCGCTGAACTCGACGCCGTTGATCGCGACGGGGCGGCCGGCCTCGAACGTGACGGTGACGTCTTCGGTCTTCACCTCGACGTCATCGCGCCACGCGGCGACG encodes the following:
- the argG gene encoding argininosuccinate synthase, which translates into the protein MSKVLTSLPVGERVGIAFSGGLDTSCAVAWMRHNGAVPCTYTADIGQYDEPDIDAVPGRATEYGAEISRLVDAKASLVEEGLVALQCGAFHIRSGGKTYFNTTPLGRAVTGTMLVRAMKEDGVDIWGDGSTYKGNDIERFYRYGLLANPKLRVYKPWLDAQFVAELGGRQEMSEWLVAHGFPYRDSAEKAYSTDANIWGATHEAKRLEHLDTGVEIVDPIMGVAAWRDDVEVKTEDVTVTFEAGRPVAINGVEFSDPVALVHEANAIGGRHGLGVSDQIENRIIEAKSRGIYEAPGMALLHITYERLLNAIHNEDTIANYHQEGRRLGRLMYEGRWLDPQSLMLRESIVRWVGSAVTGSVTLRLRRGDDYTIMNTEGPRLSYHPDKLSMERVENAAFDPTDRIGQLTMRNLDIADSRSRLEQYAAQGIVSGETAKLMGELQEGEAAAISKGSEPTDAEAALDSAAMEFGTD